GCGTGTCACGGCTCATTGAAACCCTGTATGCCACCCGGTCCGAGCTGGGTGAGGAAGGCTTTAACAGCCTCATCGGCCGGGTGCGCGCCCGGCTGCGGGCACGCATCGACCGCGAGATGGTGTACGCCGCATGAGCACGCCTGCCGACGACCGGGATATGGCCGAACGCATCCGCCACTACATTCAGACCCGGCTGCCGGGCGTGACCGACCTGCGCCTCGAAGCCCTGGAGCGCATCGCCGTGGGCTGGTCGCACGAGACCTGGCTGTTCGACGTCCACTGGACCGAGAACGGCGCCTCAAAAACGCGGGGCTTGTGCCTGCGACGCGACCCGGGCAACGCCCTGTTGCGACACTTCTCCGATCTCGGCGTGCAGTTTCGGGTCCTCCAGTGTCTGGCCTCGACGCCGCTGCCCACCCCCACGCCGTACTGGTACGAGAGCGACCCCGCCATTCTCGACAAACCCTTCCTGGTGATGGAGAAAGTGGCCGGAACCTGCCCGAGTCCGTGGGGTTCGTCCGGCCGGCGCTTTTACGCCGAGGCTGCCGCGCGCGGCAGCCTGCCCCGGAGTTTTACCACCACCCTGGCCACCCTCCACACCATTGACTGGCAGGCGGCCGGTCTGGCGTTCCTGGGCGTGCCCGGGTCAGGCAAGGATTTTGCGCTGCGTGAAGTCAACAAGTGGTGTGAGCTGGTCGCACTCTCTCAGCAAGAGCCGCACCCCATCCTCGTAGACCTCATCGGCTGGCTCAAGGCCAACGCACCCGCCACCACGCGTCTGACGCTGGTCCACGGTGCCTATCGGACCGGCAATCTGTTGATCGACAGGGACGAAGTCTCGGCGGTTCTGGACTGGGAGCTGCAAGTCATCGGAGACCCGATGTACGACGTGGCGTATGTCCTGACCGACCTGAACCGTGAGGGCAGCCAACTGCTGTCGCATCTTGTCGAGCGGGACGCTTTTTTCCGGGACTATGAGCAGGCGACCGGCATAGCCATCGACGAGGCGGTCTGCTGTTATTACGGCATGCTGTATCAGCTGCGCTCGGCCGCGTTCTGGATGAGTGCGGCGGGGCTGTACGCCACCGGCCAGAGCGACGACATCCGCCTCGCCCGCACCGCCTGGTCGGTGCCCGTTGTCCTGGAAGGGGCGGCCCGGGCGCTGGGCTATTAGGGTGTGGAGACATGTCTCAAGACAGACACCAATGCTAGAGTGGGTCACATGCCGAGAGCACAGCACAAAATTTCTCAATCCTCTCAACCGTCTCAATCGGACAGACAGGGACAGGCATTGTACGAACAGGACTTCTACGCCTGGGTTGGAGAACAGGCAGAAGCGCTGCGGTCCGGTCACACGCAAGGGCTGGATATCGAGAACCTGGCTGAGGAGATTGAGGACATGGGGAGAAGCCAGCGACGGGCTGTGAAAAGCGCGCTCATCATCATCCTGATCCATCTCCTGAAGTACCGCTATCAGCCGCACCATCGGACCAACAGTTGGCGGGCAAGCATACGAGAGCACCGCCGCCGCGTCCGCGATGAATTAGCCGACAGTCCGAGCCTACGACCGTATATTGAACGCGTTCTTGACGATTGCTATCAGGATGCCCGTGAAGCGGCTGCGGATGAAAGCGGCTTACCTGTTGTGACGTTTCCTGCTGTTTGTCCGTTTGCTTTGGAACAGGCTCTCGACCGGAATTTTTTGCCGGGCTAGGGGCGGGTTTAAAACCCGCCCCCGCTCGTGGTCAGGGGGACAGGCCCTCGACCCGCAGCCGCCACGGCGCCATGCCCCCGTCCCCGCTCATGGTCGGGGGGATAGGCCGGCGTTGATTTCCGACCGGGCATATGGTTGTCTCAGCCCACGGCCGAGACCGGCCCAGAAACCGGCCCAGAAACCGGCCCACACTGGAGAGATCGCAGATGAAACTCGACACCCTGATGACGGCCAGTTCGTTGCAGGAGGCCATTGCCATTGCCCGCTATGCCGAAGAGGTCGGCTTTGACGCGGCCTGGAGCATGGAGAACACCCACGATCCGTTTCTGCCCCTGGCCGTGGCCGCCACCAGCACCAGCCGGCTCAGGCTGGGCACGGCCATAGCCCTGTCCTTTCCCCGCAGCCCCATGTCGCTGGCCTACACCGCCTGGGATTTGCAGAAGTCCTCGGGCGGCCGGTTCGTGCTGGGCCTGGGCACCCAGGTCAAGGGCCACAACCAGCGCCGCTACAGCGTGCCGTGGCAATCACCGGGTCCGAAGCTGCGCGAAATCGTCCAAGCCCTGCGGGCGATCTGGGACTGCTGGCAGAACGGTACCCCGCTGCGCTTCGAGGGCAAGTTTTTCAATCACACACTGATGACGCCGGCCTTCAGCCCGGGCAAGATTGACCATCCCCAGGTGCCGGTCTATATCGCCGGGGTCAACCCCTATATGTGTCGCCTGGCCGGCGAGCTGTGCGACGGCTTTCACGCCCACCCCTTCCACTCGGCCCGCTTCCTGCGCGAGCGCGTTATTCCCCAGCTTGCCGAGGGTGCGGCCAAGGCCGGACGCAGCCGGGAAGACGTGTGTGTCTCCAGCTCGGCCTTCGTCATCATGGGCGACAGCCAGAAGGAAATCGACGCCATGCGCGAAAAGGTCCGCAGCCAGATCTCCTTCTACGCCTCAACCCGCACCTATCAGCCGGTGCTCGACGTGCACGGCTGGGGCGAGGTGTGTCTGGCGCTCAACAAAAAAGCCGCCCAGGGCGAGTGGCAGGCCATGGCCAGGGACATCACCGATGAAATGCTGGACGTGTATACGGTAACCGGCAGCCCGGAAGAAATACCGGCCCTGCTCAAGGAACGCTACCACGGTCTGCTCGACCGGGTGGCCTTCTACCACCCCGACCGGCCGGGGGTCAACGACAAACGCTGGCGAAACATTGTCGAAGCCTTTGCCGCATAAAATCCCAAAAGGGCAGAGGGCAAAAGGCAAAGCTGAAGACCGAAGACCTTTCTTTCACACAAGGAGTCTCCTATGCGCGCCTGGGAAATCAACCAAGAGTTCGGCATCGAACAGCTCCACTGCGTCGAGCGGCCCGACCCACAGCCGGGTCCCCACCAGATCTGCATCCGGGTCAAAGCCACCTCGCTCAACTACCGGGATCTGATGACGGTCAAACACGGCGGGCTGCGCGGCCTCAAACAGCCCCTGATCCCGCTGTCCGACGGAGCCGGGGAAGTGGTGGCCATCGGCGAGGGGGTCAGCCGGGTCAAGACAGGTGATCGGGTGGCCGGTATCTTCTTTCAGTCGTGGCTGTCGGGCGGCCCCAAAGCCAGCCATGGCCAGTCAGCCCTGGGCGGCGCGCTGGACGGCATGTGGGCCGAGTATGTGGTCCTGGACGAGGACGGCGTGGTCTGTATCCCCGACTACATGTCGTATGAAGACGCGGCCAGCCTGCCCTGTGCGGCGGTCACCGCCTGGCAGGACCTGGTGTCGGTCGGCCAGATGAAGGCCGGCGATACGGTCCTGGTGATGGGCACCGGCGGGGTGTCGATCTTTGCCCTGCAATTCGCCAAGGCGGCCGGCGCCCAGGTCATCATCACCTCCAGCAGTGACGAAAAACTGGAGCGCGCCAAGCAGCTGGGCGCCGACCACCTGATCAACTACAAGACCACCCCCGACTGGGGCAAAGCCGCCCTGGACATTACCGACGGGGTGGGGGTCGATCATGTGGTCGAGGTCGGCGGGGCCGGCACCCTGGGCCAGTCGTTTCAGGCCACCCGGGTGGGCGGTTTTATCGGCCTGATCGGTGTCCTGTCGGGCTTTGCCGGCGAAACCAACCCGATGCCGATCCTGCAAAAGAGCATCCAGCTGCGGGGCATCTATGTGGGCTCGCGGGACATGTTCGAGGACATGAACGCGGCCATGACTATCAACCACACCCAGCCGGTGATCGACCAAGTGTTTCCCTTCGAGCACGCCCAGGACGCCCTGCGCTGCATGGACAGCGCGGTCCACTTCGGCAAAATCGTAGTGACCGGCTAGGCGGGACGGCATGAGCGAGCAGCACCCCCAGCGCCGGGCGCTGAGCGGCGTACGCATCCTGGACTTCACCTGGGTGGTGGCCGGGCCGGTGGCGACCCGGATTCTGGCCGACCAGGGCGCCGAGGTGATCAAGATCGAGCGGCGCGACTCGCTCGACCTCGGCACCCGCCGGGGCGGCTTTACCGGCAACCTGTTCCGCGGCAAGCACAGCACCGTGATCAATATGGCCGACCCGCGCGGGGTGGAGATCGCCCGCCGGCTGGTGGCGGTCTCGGACGTGGTAATCGACAACTTCAGCGCCCGGGTGATGCGCAACTGGGGTATGGACTACGACAGCCTCATCCAGATCAAGCCCGACATCATTGCCGTCAGCATGTCGGGCTTTGGCCACACCGGGCCGCACAAGGACTACGTCAGCTACGGCCCGACCCTCCAGGCTCTGTCCGGCTATACTCTGCTGATGCGCCACGCCGGCAAGGAGCCGGCCGGCTGGGGCTATTCCTACGCCGACATGTCGGGCGGTTACAGCGGCGCCCTGGCCGTGCTGATGGCCCTGTGGCACCGTCGACGCACGGGCCAGGGACAGTTCGTCGATCTGTCACAGTTTGAGACGATCTCCAGCATTGTCGGGCCGGCCCTGCTCGACAACGCGGCCAACGGAACGGTCCTCGGCCCGCCGGGCAACCGCTCTCAGGAGGCTCCGGCCGCACCGCACGGCCTCTATCGCTGCCGGGGCGACGACCGCTGGTGCGCCATCACCGTGTTTACCGAAGCCGAGTGGCAGGCGCTGTGCCGGGTGCTGGCCAACCCGGCCTGGACCCGCCAGGAGCGCTTCGCCAGCCTCGACGCGCGTCTGGACAACCAGGACGAGCTGGACCGCCATATCGAAGCCTGGACCCGCCAGCACACGCCCCACGAGGTCATGCGCGTGCTCCAGCAGGCCGGCGTAGCGGCCGGGGTAGTGGCCAACGCTGAAGACCTGGACCGCGACCCGCAGCTCCGCACCCGGGGCTACTGGGCGCAGGTGGACAGCCCGGACAAGGGCCGGGCCGTGCTGGACGGCACCCCGATCAAGCTGTCAGCCACGCCCGGTGGGGTCCACGCCCCGGGGCCGCTGCTGGGCGAGCACACCGATGCGGTCTTAGGCCGCATCCTGGGCTACTCGGAAGAACATATCGCCCAGCTCAAAACCGCCCGCGTCGTAGCCTCGCAGGCCGAGATTGCGGCCGACAGGACGGCGCCGAAATCGTCGTGACACGGAGGAGCGTATGCCTTTTGCCAGCATTAACGGGATTGAGCTGTACTACGAGGTCCACGGTCAGGGCCCGGCCCTGGTCTTTGCCCACGGCGGGGGCGGCAGCCATCTGAGCTGGTGGCAGCAGGTGCCAGCCTTCTCCGACTCCTTCAGCGTCATTACCTTTGACCACCGGAATTTCGGACTGTCGCGGGATGTCCCGAACGGTCCCGGTCCCACAGCTTTTGTGCAGGATCTGGTCGCCCTGCTCGATCATCTTGAGGTGGAAAAAGCCGTGCTGGCCGGCCAGTCAATGGGCGGCTGGACGGTGTGCGGCTTTGCCGCCGCCCACCCCCAGCGGACCAGCGGCCTGATCCTGTGCGACACCCTGGGTGGGATCGAAACCGATCAGACTGCCCAAGCCCAGGCCGGGATTCGAGAACGCTCGCGCGGCAGCTTGGCCGAGCTGCTGAAGAACGCCTACTCGCCGACGTTTCCCCAGCGCGAGCCGGTGCTGACCTTCCTGTACCAGCAGATTGTGGCCCTCAACCTGCACGTGGCGCCCAATCTGGGCACGGCCCTGTTCAGCCTCAAGGCTGATCCCCGGCCGATTGTCGAGCAACGGATCCCGACCCTGCTGATCGTCGGCGAGGAAGATGTCCTGACCCCGCCGCCGGCTATGGAGAGCGTGGCCGGCCAGCTGCCCCACGCCCGGTTCATCAAAGTCCCCGGCTGCGGCCACTCGGTGTATTTTGAGCGGGCCGACGAGTTCAACCGCATCGTGGGCGGTTTTCTGCGCGAGCAGGTGTCAGCTTAGAACATGAGCTGGGGTGAAGGCGTTCTCAGTCTTCATAGTAGCGCGCCTCAATCTCGTTGCCCTCGGGATCGTGAAAATAGATCGAGGTGGCATTCCCCCGCGCCCCCCAGCGGGGCAGCGGGCCTTCAATCGGAACGTGCCGGGCCGCCACCCGGGCGCGCAGCCCCTGCCAGTCGGCCTTGTCCAGGGTCAGACAGAAATGGCCCAGGTTGGGCCGACCGCGGTCCTGAAGCTCGTCTGCCTGCCACATGGCTTTGGGGGCCAAATCGATGATTGTGCCGGCGTTCAGCCGGACCGAGGGAAACGGCACCTGGCCCTGCCGAAAGGCGTCCAGGCGCTCGGGCGCCAGCTCGACGACTTCGGTATAAAACCGCACCAGGGCTTCGACATCTTCCGCATTCAACACGATATGATCCAGAACACCTTGCATGGCCTGCCTCCAAGAACGGGGGGTGTGTCTGTCTTAGCCGAGGACGGGCCGGTCGCGCAACAGTCGCGCAACACTGGCTTGACCCCGCCGAGAGGCGTCCGATAGATTAGCCCCGTTCTCAAGCCCGCACCAGCACAAGGAGACTCCGATGAAAATTCTCACCATTCCCGTTTTGTCCGACAATTATGCTTATCTCATCATTGACGAAGCCACGAATGAGGCCGGCGTGGTAGACCCCTCGGAAGCCGGACCGGTGGCCGAGGCGGTCAAGCGCGAGGGGGTGCACTTCACCACCATCATCAACACCCACCACCACTGGGATCATGTCGGCGGCAACAAGGAGCTGGTCCAGGAATATCCCGACCTGCGGGTCTACGGCCACAAACGCGACGAGACCCGCACACCGTGCATCAGCCACATGGTGGACGAGGGCGACACGGTCAGCATCGGCAATCTGGAGGGCCAGTTTCTGTTCATCCCGTGCCACACCAGCGGGCATGTGGCCGCCTATTTTGCGGCCGAAAAAGTGGCCTTTAC
The Desulfurellaceae bacterium genome window above contains:
- a CDS encoding phosphotransferase family protein — translated: MSTPADDRDMAERIRHYIQTRLPGVTDLRLEALERIAVGWSHETWLFDVHWTENGASKTRGLCLRRDPGNALLRHFSDLGVQFRVLQCLASTPLPTPTPYWYESDPAILDKPFLVMEKVAGTCPSPWGSSGRRFYAEAAARGSLPRSFTTTLATLHTIDWQAAGLAFLGVPGSGKDFALREVNKWCELVALSQQEPHPILVDLIGWLKANAPATTRLTLVHGAYRTGNLLIDRDEVSAVLDWELQVIGDPMYDVAYVLTDLNREGSQLLSHLVERDAFFRDYEQATGIAIDEAVCCYYGMLYQLRSAAFWMSAAGLYATGQSDDIRLARTAWSVPVVLEGAARALGY
- a CDS encoding DUF29 domain-containing protein, whose translation is MYEQDFYAWVGEQAEALRSGHTQGLDIENLAEEIEDMGRSQRRAVKSALIIILIHLLKYRYQPHHRTNSWRASIREHRRRVRDELADSPSLRPYIERVLDDCYQDAREAAADESGLPVVTFPAVCPFALEQALDRNFLPG
- a CDS encoding TIGR03617 family F420-dependent LLM class oxidoreductase, which encodes MKLDTLMTASSLQEAIAIARYAEEVGFDAAWSMENTHDPFLPLAVAATSTSRLRLGTAIALSFPRSPMSLAYTAWDLQKSSGGRFVLGLGTQVKGHNQRRYSVPWQSPGPKLREIVQALRAIWDCWQNGTPLRFEGKFFNHTLMTPAFSPGKIDHPQVPVYIAGVNPYMCRLAGELCDGFHAHPFHSARFLRERVIPQLAEGAAKAGRSREDVCVSSSAFVIMGDSQKEIDAMREKVRSQISFYASTRTYQPVLDVHGWGEVCLALNKKAAQGEWQAMARDITDEMLDVYTVTGSPEEIPALLKERYHGLLDRVAFYHPDRPGVNDKRWRNIVEAFAA
- a CDS encoding NAD(P)-dependent alcohol dehydrogenase, whose protein sequence is MRAWEINQEFGIEQLHCVERPDPQPGPHQICIRVKATSLNYRDLMTVKHGGLRGLKQPLIPLSDGAGEVVAIGEGVSRVKTGDRVAGIFFQSWLSGGPKASHGQSALGGALDGMWAEYVVLDEDGVVCIPDYMSYEDAASLPCAAVTAWQDLVSVGQMKAGDTVLVMGTGGVSIFALQFAKAAGAQVIITSSSDEKLERAKQLGADHLINYKTTPDWGKAALDITDGVGVDHVVEVGGAGTLGQSFQATRVGGFIGLIGVLSGFAGETNPMPILQKSIQLRGIYVGSRDMFEDMNAAMTINHTQPVIDQVFPFEHAQDALRCMDSAVHFGKIVVTG
- a CDS encoding CoA transferase, with amino-acid sequence MSEQHPQRRALSGVRILDFTWVVAGPVATRILADQGAEVIKIERRDSLDLGTRRGGFTGNLFRGKHSTVINMADPRGVEIARRLVAVSDVVIDNFSARVMRNWGMDYDSLIQIKPDIIAVSMSGFGHTGPHKDYVSYGPTLQALSGYTLLMRHAGKEPAGWGYSYADMSGGYSGALAVLMALWHRRRTGQGQFVDLSQFETISSIVGPALLDNAANGTVLGPPGNRSQEAPAAPHGLYRCRGDDRWCAITVFTEAEWQALCRVLANPAWTRQERFASLDARLDNQDELDRHIEAWTRQHTPHEVMRVLQQAGVAAGVVANAEDLDRDPQLRTRGYWAQVDSPDKGRAVLDGTPIKLSATPGGVHAPGPLLGEHTDAVLGRILGYSEEHIAQLKTARVVASQAEIAADRTAPKSS
- a CDS encoding alpha/beta fold hydrolase translates to MPFASINGIELYYEVHGQGPALVFAHGGGGSHLSWWQQVPAFSDSFSVITFDHRNFGLSRDVPNGPGPTAFVQDLVALLDHLEVEKAVLAGQSMGGWTVCGFAAAHPQRTSGLILCDTLGGIETDQTAQAQAGIRERSRGSLAELLKNAYSPTFPQREPVLTFLYQQIVALNLHVAPNLGTALFSLKADPRPIVEQRIPTLLIVGEEDVLTPPPAMESVAGQLPHARFIKVPGCGHSVYFERADEFNRIVGGFLREQVSA
- a CDS encoding VOC family protein; translation: MQGVLDHIVLNAEDVEALVRFYTEVVELAPERLDAFRQGQVPFPSVRLNAGTIIDLAPKAMWQADELQDRGRPNLGHFCLTLDKADWQGLRARVAARHVPIEGPLPRWGARGNATSIYFHDPEGNEIEARYYED
- the gloB gene encoding hydroxyacylglutathione hydrolase, which encodes MKILTIPVLSDNYAYLIIDEATNEAGVVDPSEAGPVAEAVKREGVHFTTIINTHHHWDHVGGNKELVQEYPDLRVYGHKRDETRTPCISHMVDEGDTVSIGNLEGQFLFIPCHTSGHVAAYFAAEKVAFTGDTLFVAGCGRLFEGTAADMHNNMLKLSALPEDTRIYPGHEYTIKNLEFALTLEPNNAAVQAKLSWAQETRAKNQPTIPSTVAEEKTINPFIRVDSQELRATIKKQFPSLRLDDVTVLERTRYLKDNF